AAAAACTACGCCTGAAATGGCACGAAGCCGAACTGTCTTACCTCGAAGGTGTGTTTGCCCGCGGTGACCGGCGTCTCGGAGCAGTGCTGGAAAAAGCGGTCGAACTGGGGAGCTGTTTTGACGGTTGGCGCGACCACTTCGAATTCAGCCGCTGGCAGCAGGCCTTTGCCGACTGCGGTATCGACAGCGATTTTTATCTGCGTGCCCGTAATGAAGCGGAGATCCTCCCCTGGGATCATATCGATTGCGGCATTGAAAAAACGTTCTTCCTCGCCGAACGGCGCAATGCCTTGGCCGAACACTACACGCCCGACTGCCGTACCGGGCCATGCAGCGGCTGCGGCGTGTGCGATTTTGATCAGTTACGCATGCGCTATGCCAAAGCTCAACCGCAGTTCCCGACACCGCCGACCAAACCAACCCAAGGTGACGAACGCTACAAAGTCCGCCTGTGTCTGCACAAGACCGATCAGGCCCGTTTTGTCAGCCACCTGGAATTCATGACTGTCATCCAGCGCGCCTTGCGTCGCATTAATGCGCCGGTCCGTTTTTCTCAGGGATTTCACCCCCATCCACGGCTGTCGTTCCCCGATGCGTTGCCCACTGGCGTGGAAAGCATCAGCGAAGTGGTCGATATTGAGCTGTTCCAGCCAATCGACACCAAGCAATTCGGCCAACAACTGGCTGCGGAACTGCCGAGCGGTTTTGCCGTAACATCGGTTGAAACGGTTCATTGGCGCATGCCATCACCAGGCAGCTGTATCGTCGCCAGCGACTACCGCGTCCCCCTGGATGAAACCGTCCGCCAACGGGTACATGAACAAATTGATCCATTTCTGGACGCCGACCATGTTATCGTACAACGTAACAAGGGAAACAAAGTGGTCGGAATGGACATCCGTGGCGATGTTGAGGCCCTGCGTCTGGAACAGAATGCCCTGATCATGACCCTGCGCAAAGGCAGTCCGGTCGCCATTGCCGCCCACCTGCTCGGCCTCAGCGACCACGAAGTGCGCAGCCTGCGCATCTGCAAAACAGCAGTAACCCTGGTGGTTCCCGAGTCGTTTGAGGATTGAACAAATTGAAAGATTTTCAATGACTCACGGTCTGCGCAACACGACTGTTCCCCCGTTCAGCAGCGCCGAACAGAGTGAACGTCACCGCGATGGTCGTCGGCAACATGTTTGAGGACTGATGCCGACTGGGCGAGTTTTGCCGACATCGCGGGGTAAGTGAACGAAGTGAAGGAACCCGCAGGGCACTAGGGTTGTTGTCAATCAGCAGAACGAGGGATGTTGCGAGATATTTTTCGGGTCAGCAAAGCAGAGAGAGGAGCTATAGTGATTCTATGGCGACGACCGATAACACCGCTGACGCGCAAAAGATTCGCAACAGCACCGTGAGGCCCGGTTGATACCAACCCTTTGTCGGGGGGTCGTTTTTGCGTCTCTTTTGACGACGCAAAAACAACCCGAAGTGTGGGCGCGGAAGCCCACGTCACGTGGGTACCAAGCGTAGTGAACGGATGGCACAAATCAATGCAACATCCGCTTTCCATTACTCGGTCCTTAAAAAATTAAGAATCTATCTGCTTTCTATATAAAAGGAGTCTCCCATGACCAAAAAACTGGTCATCAACACCACCTCGCGCGAAACCCGCGTTGCCCTGCAGGAGAACGGCCACATCGCCGAACTCTACATCGAACGCTGCTGCGAACGCGGCATTGTCGGCAACATCTACAAGGGCAAAGTGATCCGCGTACTGCCCGGCATGCAGGCTGCTTTTGTTGATATCGGCCTGGAAAAAGCCGGCTTCCTTTACGTCGCTGACGTGATCGACGAAATGGATGCCGTGGTCGATTATGTCGACGGCCGTAGTTCCAGCGCCGATCCCGGTGATGAAGGGATGGAGGAAAAACCACTGCCGCCCATTGAAGACCTGCTTCAGGAGGGCCAAGAGATCCTCGCCCAGATCGCCAAGGAACCTCTCGGCACCAAGGGCGCCCGCATCACCTCACACATCTCGTTGCCTGGGCGCCACCTGGTCTACATGCCGACCATCGACCACATCGGCATTTCGCGACGCATTGAAAATGAGGAAGAGAAGGAACGGCTGCGGACTACCGTGGAAGAGATCCGCCCGGCAGGCAGCGGTTATATCGTTCGCACTGCGGCCGAAGGTAAAAGCGAGGAGGATTTGCGTGCCGACATGCTCTATCTCTCTGAATTGTGGAAAGATATTGATTCGCGTCAAAAGGATGCTGAGGCACCGTGCCTAATCCACTCCGATCTCGACGTAACCAGCAAAGTACTGCGTGACATCCTCACTGAGGACATCCGCCACATCGTTGTTGATTCGCAAAGTGAGTACGACAAGATCGTCCAGTTCCTTGGCACCTACATGCCCAAGCAGCAGTACACCATTGAGCTGCACGACAAGAACGAGCCACTGTTCGACACATACGGTCTCGAAGTGGAGATCGCCAGGGCTCTGGGGCGTAAAGTGTGGTTGAAAAGCGGCGGCTACATCATCATTGAGCAGACCGAGGCACTGACCGCAGTGGATGTCAATACCGGCCGTTTTGTCGGCAAACGTAATCTCGAGGACACCATCCTTAAAACCAACCTCGAAGCTGTGCGCGAGATTGCCTACCAACTGCGACTGCGCAACATCGGCGGCCTGATCATTATCGATTTTATCGATATGGAGAAGGAGGCCCACCGCGAACAGGTGCATAGTGCCTTAGAAGAAGCGCTGAAAAGCGACAAAAGCAAAACCAATATCCTTAAGATCTCCGAACTGGGCCTGGTTGAGATGACCCGCAAGCGGGTGCGTGAAAGCATCGGCCGCACCCTGTGCGAACCCTGCCCGTATTGCGAAGGCACCGGCTACATCAAAAGCCGCACCACCATGGTGTTTGAGATTTTCCGCAAGTTGAAGCGGGAGATGAACGATCTGCCCGGTTATCGGGTCAACCTGCAGGTTCATCCCGATGTTGCCGCACTGCTTTACGACGAGGAGAGCAGCGTCATTGACGAGTTGGAGCGTCATTACCAGAAACAGATCACCATTATCGCCCGGCCCAATTTCCACATTGAACAGTTCGAGATCGGCGCGGGCTAGCAGGGTGAACCATGGCCAAACAGGATGACGACAATCTGACCACCTCCACCGAGGCGATCCTTGAGAGCATCAGCGATGGCGTGTTCACCGTTGATAACGACTGGCGCATCACTTCATTTAACCGCGCCGCCGAGGAGATCACCGGCACGCCGCGCGATCAGGCCATCGGCCAACTGTGCTCCGAGGTGTTTCGTTCAAGCATGTGCGAAAACCACTGCGCCTTGCGTCAGACCCTGGCCGACGGCAAGCCAATTATCAACCGCACCGGCTACATGATCAATGCCTTGGGCCGCCGCATCCCCATCAGTATCTCCACTGCTGTGCTACGCGACAGTCACGGTCACATCATCGGCGGTGCCGAAACATTTCGCGATCTCACCGAAGTGGAAACGCTGCGCAAGCAACTCAGCGGCCGGCGCCAACTGGGCGATCTGGTCAGCCACAGTCCGGTGATGCACGATATTTTTCAACTGATCACCGCCGTGGCCGCCAGCAGCAGCACGGTGCTGATTCAGGGAGAAACCGGCACCGGCAAAGAACTAGTCGCCCGGGCCATCCACAGTATCAGCGACCGCGCCGAGCAGCCGTTTGTCGCCGTCAATTGCGGCGCACTGCCCGACACCCTGCTTGAATCCGAACTGTTCGGCCACAAAAAAGGGGCGTTTACCGGTGCCGTTGCCGACAAAGCGGGACGCTTTGCCGCCGCCGGACGCGGCACTCTGTTTCTCGACGAAATCGGCGAGATCAGTCAGGCATTGCAGGTGCGCCTGTTGCGCGTGTTACAGGAACATCAGTTTGAACCGCTCGGTGCCAACCGCAGTGAACCCTGCCATGCCCGTATCCTGGCCGCCACCAACCGCAACCTGGAACAGATGGTGGAGGAGGGAACCTTCCGCCGCGACCTGTTCTATCGTATTCAGGTCGTACAGATCGATCTGCCCCCTCTGCGCCAGCGCATGGAAGATCTGCCATTGCTGGTCGATCACTTCATCCAACGCTTCAACCAGCTGCAAAATAAAAACATCAAAACCGTCACACCGGCGGCGCTCAGCGCCCTGATGGCCCATCACTGGCCGGGCAACGTACGCGAACTGGAAAACATCATCGAACGGGCCTTTGTTCTGTGCAAAACCAGCGAAATCGACCTACCCTGCCTGCCTGCAGCACTGCAACGGGGAGCCGCCGACAGCGGTGCCCAAGCCATGCGCGCCAGCCGCCAGCAGCACGAGCGCCAGGTGATTCTCGCCGCACTGCGACGCAATCACTACAACCGTGCCGCGACAGCCCGCGAACTCAACATCCACAAGGCAACGCTCTACCGTAAAATCAATACATTAAACATCTCCCTGCCCGACCAGGACGGGCGCAACAGCACAGCGTCGCAATAAAGCAACGCCACCACCAGTACCGTCGCACAAACGCGTCACATTCCCACCTTCGCACATCAATGCCCATCAAAACAAAAACAAAAAAACACCCTGTGAAACCAGCGAGATAAATCAAAACACCCCGCAAAAGAGCCGCTTTGGCACTCCCTTTGCTCATATGGTCAAGCAACACTCTGGAAACCACCCGGGAAGGAGCTGCCTGTGGCTACTGCAGGATTTACGATTTGGAATGACCGCATCGCGCCGGTATTTGATGTGGCCAGTCAACTGATCATTGTCGATGAACATTTGGATCAGCCCTGGCGACAATTGACCCTTCCCGAAGGTTCCGCCTTAGACAAACTGTGGTTTCTCAAGCAGCAACAGGTGACCACACTGGTGTGTGGCGCCATGACCTGCAGCAGTTACTACGCGGCGGACGGTTACGGCATCACGGTATACCGTTTTATCGCCGGACCTTGCCAGGCCGTCATTGACGGCTGGCTTAACCATGTGCCGCTGGAACACCACTTCCCCATGCCGGGTTGCGGTGGTGCCGGACGGCAGCGACGAGGACGACGCAACAAACAAACGATGCTGCGTCCTCTGAAATAACCTGAAAAGGAGTCGATCATGCCCAATCAGAACGGAACAGGGCCATTAGGAGAGGGCCCAATGACAGGTCGCGGTGCCGGTCGTTGCGGCCGCGGACAGCGCAATAGTATTTCCGGCCGCGGTATGGGCCGCCAGGGAATGATGCGTCAAGGCGTCCGCCGTCTCGACGACACCAATGACGCGGCCCTGCGCCAACAAATGGATGAGATGCAACAACAGCTCAACACCATGAGCAAAGCATTGGAAGAACTCGGTCGTCAACGTAACTGATCTTTCCACATCAGGAGTCTGTCGAACATGCCGGGGCGACACAACAAACCAGCCTATCGACAGACTCCCAGCAACTCAAGGCATCATGACGGATTTCAGCCGCTGTGATGAGCAGAGGAACCATGAAAATAGCTTTCAGTACCCAAGGAAACGATCTTACGGCTTTGGTGGATACCCGTTTCGGTCGCAGCGAACGCTT
This DNA window, taken from Desulfuromonas acetoxidans DSM 684, encodes the following:
- a CDS encoding sigma-54 interaction domain-containing protein; its protein translation is MAKQDDDNLTTSTEAILESISDGVFTVDNDWRITSFNRAAEEITGTPRDQAIGQLCSEVFRSSMCENHCALRQTLADGKPIINRTGYMINALGRRIPISISTAVLRDSHGHIIGGAETFRDLTEVETLRKQLSGRRQLGDLVSHSPVMHDIFQLITAVAASSSTVLIQGETGTGKELVARAIHSISDRAEQPFVAVNCGALPDTLLESELFGHKKGAFTGAVADKAGRFAAAGRGTLFLDEIGEISQALQVRLLRVLQEHQFEPLGANRSEPCHARILAATNRNLEQMVEEGTFRRDLFYRIQVVQIDLPPLRQRMEDLPLLVDHFIQRFNQLQNKNIKTVTPAALSALMAHHWPGNVRELENIIERAFVLCKTSEIDLPCLPAALQRGAADSGAQAMRASRQQHERQVILAALRRNHYNRAATARELNIHKATLYRKINTLNISLPDQDGRNSTASQ
- a CDS encoding DUF5320 domain-containing protein encodes the protein MPNQNGTGPLGEGPMTGRGAGRCGRGQRNSISGRGMGRQGMMRQGVRRLDDTNDAALRQQMDEMQQQLNTMSKALEELGRQRN
- a CDS encoding Rne/Rng family ribonuclease, producing MTKKLVINTTSRETRVALQENGHIAELYIERCCERGIVGNIYKGKVIRVLPGMQAAFVDIGLEKAGFLYVADVIDEMDAVVDYVDGRSSSADPGDEGMEEKPLPPIEDLLQEGQEILAQIAKEPLGTKGARITSHISLPGRHLVYMPTIDHIGISRRIENEEEKERLRTTVEEIRPAGSGYIVRTAAEGKSEEDLRADMLYLSELWKDIDSRQKDAEAPCLIHSDLDVTSKVLRDILTEDIRHIVVDSQSEYDKIVQFLGTYMPKQQYTIELHDKNEPLFDTYGLEVEIARALGRKVWLKSGGYIIIEQTEALTAVDVNTGRFVGKRNLEDTILKTNLEAVREIAYQLRLRNIGGLIIIDFIDMEKEAHREQVHSALEEALKSDKSKTNILKISELGLVEMTRKRVRESIGRTLCEPCPYCEGTGYIKSRTTMVFEIFRKLKREMNDLPGYRVNLQVHPDVAALLYDEESSVIDELERHYQKQITIIARPNFHIEQFEIGAG
- a CDS encoding NifB/NifX family molybdenum-iron cluster-binding protein — translated: MATAGFTIWNDRIAPVFDVASQLIIVDEHLDQPWRQLTLPEGSALDKLWFLKQQQVTTLVCGAMTCSSYYAADGYGITVYRFIAGPCQAVIDGWLNHVPLEHHFPMPGCGGAGRQRRGRRNKQTMLRPLK